The Streptomyces sp. NBC_00483 genome contains the following window.
ACAGGGTCTCGGTCTCCTCCCGGTCCTCGAACCGGGTGACGATCTCGATCCGGACCCGCTCCACCTCGATGTCCACGGAGCCGCCCTTCAGCTGCACATTGCAGTGCAACTGATCCCCGGGCCGTACGGCGCTCGCACTGAGCGTGGTCTCGACCTCGGGCGCACCGACACCGAGCGAACTGAGGAACTTCCGAAAAGCCACGAATACCCACTCCCCGGGCCGCCGGCTCCGTCACCTGGACCGTCCAGGCACCCACCCCGGGCCCGCCGGGGAACCCTAACGTCGCACTGCGATGCGGCGCTGCCGTACGGATGTTCAGAGCAGAAGGTCCGTCGCCAAGGAGGCTACGACCCAGGCCACCAGGGCAGGGTTCGGCGTATCCGGCTACACCTTCGGGATGAAGGCGGGTGGAAAGGTCTTCGAGGCCCCACCGGAGAAAGGTCTACCAGAGCACGATCCGGAAAATGATCGCGCCCAGCAGCCCAACCCCACCGATCACCCACAGCCATTCCTCTGTGGCCTTAACGAGCGGCGGCTCCATCCGGGTCGCTTCGTTGTGGCTCGGCCCGATTCCCTTCTTGGGGAAAGAGCCGGCGACGGCGCACGTGATGCTGTAGCCGAGCAGGATGAGGCAGAAGAACGCGACGCACAGGTTGTTGGCGACGGATACGAGGTTCGTGACGGAGAGCTCGCCGCTGCTGGATCGGTTGGCGGCCAGGCTCGGCTGGTTGTCGTAGATGACGCCATAGGCACCGTCGTCACCGCCGTGGAGCGTGATCTCGGTTTCCTTGTCCGTGATCTTCCCGTCGGCCGAGCGATAGCTGCCGGTGCAGGTGGCGCTCTTCAAGGACTGCCCTCCGTGGCCGCCGCCGCTGCGGGAGGCGTGCGACGTGTACTCGGCGACGCACTTGGTGACGGTGAACTTGCCGGGTGTGCCGAAGAGGCCGGTCGCCGTGGTGGCGTGGGAGAACGTGAGGAAGATGGCGATGATCGACGCAACTCCGAGCACGATTCCGAACGCGCGCCCGATGGGGGATGGAGGAATCACGGACGACACGGTGTTGCCCGCGTTCGCGGCAGTCCGTGCGGACGGCTGCGGTGGCTGTGGCATCGGTGCTGACGACTTCAAGGGGACCCCCAGGGGAGAGGACGGAGACGGAGGGGCAGCATCCGCCGGCTCCGGACGGTTCGTTCGGAGTCAGGCGTTGAGCATGATGATCAGTGACGCCAGCACGCCCACGACGCCGACCGCTACGAGGCTCGTCACGACGCCGCGCGTGCCGGTTCCGAGGTCCTGTCGCCAGGAGGCGGAGAGGGCTGGGGACTTGCCGCGGGGGCGGGGCCAGTTGGCGAAGTGCGCGAAGGCCCCGAGCCCGAGGAGCGCCACTCCGAGGGAGACCAATGCGGCGGAGCGGGCCGTCGCCGATGAGTTGGCGGGGTGGTACTCGTCCAGGAACTTCGCGAGGAACCCCCCGCCGTCCAGTCGTCCGACCGTCAGTTTCGTCCCCTTGCCACCGGAGTCGAGGAGACGGCTGAGGTAGGCATCGCCGTCACCGGCGGGCGCCGTGTCACGGGTCAACTTGATGGTGGTGGACGTGCCCTTGTCGGACCCGCCGTCGGACCGGAACGTCCCCCGGCAGAACACCTCGAGATCCTTGTTGACGCTCGTCGTGTGGCCGTGAGCGGGTGCGATCTGCTCGCGGGCGCACGACGTGGCGGTGAACTTCCCGCGTGTTCCCACATGACCGCTGTCGTAGCCCACCAGGAACAGGCAGAACGCGATCATGATCAGCGCGATCCCTATCAGAGCGACACCGACGATATTTCGTTCGTCCTCTGATGTTGTCGTACGTGACTTGGTGGGGGAACTCACAAGAAGCTGGCCTTCGTAGGGGCTGATTCGGGTGGTCGGGGGACCGGCGCGTTGACCGCCCGCGGGCAGCTGAACGCTAGCGGACCGCGGTGAGCGGGGTGCGGGCGTCGTGTGAAGGTGGTGCTTCCCCTGCGCTGCCTGTGATGGCGGTCGACTAATGTACCGGCTTGGGTTCCGGAAGTGGACCCTACGGTCAAGGAGAGCAGGGGGAAGGCATGGCGGGCTCAGGCTTCGATGTCGACGCGGATGTATTGAAGGCACAGGCCCGGTCCTTTGATCGGCTGGCTTCGGATTTCGCCTCGAAGTCGAAGGACTTCAAGGACAAGGTCGACCGCCTGGAGAAGGCGTGGGGCGACGATGACGTCGAGCTCGCGAGCCCCATCATCGATGTGTACAAACCGGTGAGCGCCGGTATCCGCGACTCGCTCGAACACCTCGGTGAGGCTCTCAAGGACATCGGTAAGAATCTCGACTCCGTGGCCGAGGGCTACGACCAGACGGAGCAGGAGCACCATCGCGCGCTGATGCAGGCGGCTCAGCAGAGTCGCGGCTGAGCAGGCAGCGAGCGCCCGTCCCGCAGGCCGGGCGCGTGTGATCCATCCGCATTCTTTGTCGCAGCGCGACGCCGTGTCTTGAGGGGAAAGTACCGTGTCCATCGTTTTGCCTGGTGAGCTCGACTGGGTTCTCGACCTGCTGGGTTTTGAGTGGCCGAACCTCGACGAGGACCTGATCATGCAGGCCGCGCAGGAATGGCTCGATTTCGGGCAGGCCGCGCGCGACTACCAGGAAGAGGGCAATCGGGCCGCGGAGTACGTGCGGCAGGCGCACGGGGGTGAGGCCGCGGATGCCTTCCTCGAGCACTGGAGCAAGTTCTCCGAGAATGGCCTCGGTGTCGGTGGCGTCGGTATCGGCTACCTGGACGGTCTCGCCGGCGCGGGCGATGTGCTGGGGGTGATGCTCGATGTCGCGGCGGCAGCGGTGATCGCCCTGAAGATCTACGTCATCGTCCAGCTCATCGACCTGGCCATCGAGTTCGCCATCGCCCAGGCGTCCGCACCTGTCACCCTCGGCGCCTCTGAGGCTGCGCTTGCCGGGCGGGTCGCCATGATCAGGTTCATGGTCAAGCGGGCCCTGACGGAGGCGGCCCAGAAGATCGAGCAGGAAGTCCTGAAGGCGGTCAAGGAGAAGGCCGTCATCAAGACCAAGGAAATGGCCGTCGACCTGGCGAAGGACCTGGGTAAGGACATCGCCAAGTCGGTGGTCAGCGAGCTGGGGACCCAGGGCATCAAGCACCAGTTCGGTGCGGGTGCCGGTTGGGGCGAGAGCCTGACGTCGCTCGGGGTCTCCGCGGCCAATCCGGTCCTCGGCAAGGTCGCCGGCGAGTTCGAGCAGGACGACGACGGTAAGGGTTACCACCTTGAGACGAAGGCGGGCGGGAAGGTTGTCGAGGGCGCTATCGATGTGGCGCACGGCGACTTCGACGGCGCGCGGAAGATGACTCAAGGAGCCGGTGAGCTCTTCGACAACGTCACGGACAAGAAGGGCGACGAGTCCGGCACGGGTGAGGGTTCGGGGTCCGGAGAGGGTTCCGGGTCTGGTTCGGGTGAGGGTTCGGGGTCCGGTGAGGGATCTGGGTCTGGTTCGGGCGACGAGTCCGGCACGGGTGAGGGCTCGGGGTCCGGTGAAGGTTCGGGATCTGGTGAGGGTGCGTCGCAAGAGTCCGGCTCGTCGGAAGAGTCCGGATCGGGTTCGGACCAGGAAGCCGGGTCCGGTTCGGACCAGGAGTCGGGATCCGGTTCCGGCGAGGAAACAGCCCAGCCGGAAGAGCCCCGTCAGGGCTCTGCGAACGAACCCGACTACGAGAAGCTCGATGAAGGCGATCGCGTCCGCACCGTGTTCGGCTGACCAACCGTCGAACGGCGTCCCACCGCCACCACCCCCCCCCGGAGGAGGGTCTTACTGTGAGTACCGGTAACCGAGACAGCTTCGACGCGCTCGGTGAGCGCGACTATCCGATCGAGGACAAGAACCTCACCGAGGAGCAGAACGAGCACCTGACCGCGTCGCTGCGCAAGGTGCGTGACATGAAGGACGCGCCGCCCGCGCTGCAGGACCTCGCGCGTCAACTCCTCGGTGGGCGTATGGAGTTGAAGGATGTACTGGACTCGTCGTCCGGGCACCGTGCCCTGGGCGAGGGGCTGGCCGGCATGCGTGAGCAGTGGCGGAACATGTCGCCGCAGGAGCGGCAGCAGGTCCGGGACTACGACCCGGACGAGGACCCGAAGAACGCGCCCGGGCGCGACGGCAGGATCCGGTAATAACTGTGACTACCAACAGCGAGGCCTGGCAGCGCCATCGGGCCCGACGGTCGTTCGCGTACCGGCGTGGGACGGGCTGGATCGTCGGCGCCGTGCTCGTCGTGTTCGCCGTCAAGATCCTGGTCTCCGCGGGCAGTTGGGTCGGCTGGCAGGTCACTCCTCAGGGCGGTGACGGCGCGCCCGGCGTGTTCAAGTTCTCCGCGTGTGCGCCCGCTGGGGACGACTACCGGTGCACGGGCGCCTTCCGGGAGGACGGCGGGGCTCAACGGATCTTCGACGACGCCGTCCTCGTGACCCACTTCGAGCAGTTCAAGGGCGGCCTTGCGCCCGTGTACAGGATGCCGGACGGCGGCTACTCGTACGACAATCCGGGCGAGGTCACCACGGGGATGCTCGGTGGGGCGGCCATGGTGTTCGGCGCGGCCGCATTGATGGTCGGCATCGGCATCTTCTTCCTGGCGACCGGATATACGCCGCGTCCGCCGCGGCTGGCCGGCTGGTCCCGGTGGGGGCGCGTCTCCTTCGGAGAGGCGTGGCAGGTCGTGCGCTCCCGCGCGCCGCTCCTCTGGTCGATTGTCGGTTTCTGTGTCCTGGGGCTGGTGCTGCTGGTGACGGGCCCGCTGGTGGTGTCCCTCGCGTAACGCGCGGGCGCAGCAACGCCGTGGGCCCCGAGTCGTAATCGACTCGGGGCCCACGTGTGTGCCAGGTCAGATGAAGATCTTCGTCAGGATGATGCCGACGACGGCGGCGGAGGCCACCGTGATCACCGTGCCGCGCGTGCCGGGGCCGATGCTCCGACTCCAGGCGACCTTGAGCGGGGCGCTTCCACCGCCGCCTCGCGGCCAGTCCGCCCGAAGACAGAAGATCCCGGCCGCAAGGAAGAAGAGGCCGCCCAGCGCCATGAACGCGGACTGCTCCGTCTTCTCCGGATTCGACGTGTTGAACTCGCCGAGAAAGTTTCCGAGGGCCGAGTCGGGATTCAGGCGGGCAGTGTGCAGCTCCGTGCCCTTGCCTCCGGTCTTCATCAGAGCGCGGAGATAGGTGTCGCCGTCTGAGACCGGGGTGTCCCCGGGCTGCAGCGTCATACGGACGGATGTGGCACCCGAGGTACTTCCGTCGGGGCGGAACGCGCCGTTGCACGTCACCTGCAATTCGTGCGTGGAGCCGTTCTTTCGGGAACTGCCGCCGGGTGTCCTGCTGAAGCTCTGCTCGCACGAACTCGCCGTGAATGTCCCGCCAGTTCCGACGTGCCCGCTGGAATAGGCGGCCTGGAACGAGAACCAGGCCGTCAACATGACGAACGCCGCAATGAAGACGAATCCGAGAGCGCCGCGATCCCGAAAGCGGGTCTTCGCCTGCGGCTTCAGGGACTGACTCACGAAAAATACCGACCTTCGGTGTGTGGGGAGTGTGGGGGGAGGAGCCTACGATCGCGGGCCCGAACGCCCGGTCCGTTAGGGTACGGGACGCGATGCACCGGGCCTGAGCTCGCGCCCGAGCCGGGAATCGGAGGCCAATGACGAAGGCGCTTCGCCACGTACACATGACACACAGCTAGGGGGCACCACGCCATGAGTAGTGGTGGAAACGGATACGGCCCGCAGGGCGAGCGCGAGTACCCGATCGAGGACAAGAACCTCACCGAGGAGCAGAACGAGCACCTGACCGCGTCGCTGCGCAAGGTCCGTGACATGAAGGACGCGCCGCCCGCGCTTCAGGACCTCGCGCGTCAACTCCTCGGTGGACGTATGGAGTTGAAGGACGTACTGGACTCGTCGTCCGGGCACCGTGCCCTGGGTGACGGGCTGGCCGGCATGCGCGAGCAGTGGCGGAACATGTCGCCGCAGGAGCGGCAGCAGGTCCGGGACTACGACCCGGACGAGGACCCGAAGAACGCGCCCGGGCGCGACGGCAGGATTCGTTGAGGGCGGGATCCGACGTGACATCAACGGGGGCCGCCGACCAGTACGTGGCTCGGCGCGATTACATCTTCCGGCGCATGTTCGGCTGGATGGTCGGCCTCGCCATCGTGGTCATCGGGGGTGCTACGGCCTGGGCGGGCGTCGGGTACCTCGACGGCCACGTGACGGTCTCGGCGCGGCCGGGATCCGTCGTGGTGCAGTCGTGCAAGCCCGCCGACCCGGGCTACACCTGCACCGGCACCTTCGAGGACGACGCGACGGGCGAGAAGACGCAGGGCGCCACCTTGGCGACGGACCGCGACGCCATCCCGAACGCCGCACTCCCCGCGCTCAAGACGGACGACGGCTACACGGCCACGGACGACGGCGAACTCACCACGGGCAAGCTGTCGAGGGCGCTCTTCTGGCTCGGCCTCACGGACCTGCTGTGGCTCGTCGGTGCGTTCTTCCTGCTG
Protein-coding sequences here:
- a CDS encoding WXG100-like domain-containing protein, which encodes MSIVLPGELDWVLDLLGFEWPNLDEDLIMQAAQEWLDFGQAARDYQEEGNRAAEYVRQAHGGEAADAFLEHWSKFSENGLGVGGVGIGYLDGLAGAGDVLGVMLDVAAAAVIALKIYVIVQLIDLAIEFAIAQASAPVTLGASEAALAGRVAMIRFMVKRALTEAAQKIEQEVLKAVKEKAVIKTKEMAVDLAKDLGKDIAKSVVSELGTQGIKHQFGAGAGWGESLTSLGVSAANPVLGKVAGEFEQDDDGKGYHLETKAGGKVVEGAIDVAHGDFDGARKMTQGAGELFDNVTDKKGDESGTGEGSGSGEGSGSGSGEGSGSGEGSGSGSGDESGTGEGSGSGEGSGSGEGASQESGSSEESGSGSDQEAGSGSDQESGSGSGEETAQPEEPRQGSANEPDYEKLDEGDRVRTVFG
- a CDS encoding WXG100 family type VII secretion target; this translates as MAGSGFDVDADVLKAQARSFDRLASDFASKSKDFKDKVDRLEKAWGDDDVELASPIIDVYKPVSAGIRDSLEHLGEALKDIGKNLDSVAEGYDQTEQEHHRALMQAAQQSRG